DNA from Asticcacaulis sp. ZE23SCel15:
GCCGTTCCCGTAAGGAGGGGGTGTCGGAAGCCAGTGGTGTGGCCTCTGTCGCATCAAAGCTGATGCCCTGACCGGGCTGAAAAATATTGCCGAATATTAGCCCGACTATGTTGGCGCACATGGTCATCAGCAGATAAAGCCCGATGGTTTTCAGCCCGACCGTCCCCAGCTTTTTCGGATCGCCAAGGGCGACGACCCCGGCCACCAGCGTGGTGAAAATCAGCGGCACGATCAGCATCCGCAACAGCCGCATGAAGATATCACCGAAGGGGCCGAGATAGGTCTTGATCCAATGGGCGGCAACGCTTTTGGCCTCACCCGGAGCTATGCCTATATGCAGCCCCCAATAGATCAGCGCATGTTGCAGGCCATAGCCTGTGATAACGCCAAGGACGAGCGCCAGCATGACCCGCCCCCACAAAGGTATGCTAAACCACCATCTGAACATGCTGTGCTCCCGATCATATGACGGCTGACTGTGGCACAGGCGTAAAGATGCGGCAACCGTGCCCAGCGCTTTGGGGCGGCCTTTGGATTGTCATGAAATTGGCCCGAAAAAGCGAGAAAACTGGCTATATACCGTTGACCTTGAGGCGTATCATGCCATAGATGCGCTTCTTTTGAATTTCCGCACCGGCGACTTTGCCGGTCGGTCGTGTTTTGTCTGAATTGTGCGTCCGGCAAGGGCTGGAAAGGGCGCGGTTCTAAAAGGTACTGAAAATCGATGCAAGTCGTTGAAAAACTGAATGAAGGCCTGTCGCGCGTCTACGAAGTCACGATCGCTAAAGATCTACTGACGCAAAAGCTGAACGCCAAAATCGCCGAAGTTGCCCCCAAAATGAACGTGAAGGGCTTCCGTCCCGGCAAGGTGCCGCCGGCCCATGTCAGAAAGCTTTACGGCAAGGAATTGATGAGCGAAATCCTTCAGGAAACGCTCACTGAAACGACCCAGTCGGCGCTGGATCAAAATAAAGTGCGTCCGGCCAGCCAGCCTGAACTGACCCCGCTCGGCGATATCGAAGCGGTCATCAAGGGCGAATCTGATTTTGCTTACCAGATCGCGGTTGAGCAAATGCCGGATTTCGAGCCGGTTGATGTGGCCACGCTCGAACTGACCCGCCCGGTCTATGAGCCGACCGAAGACGAAATCAATGAAGCCCTGAACGGCATCGTATCGCAGCAAAAGCAGTATGAGCCCAAGGGAGGCAAAGCCCCGAAGGCTGCCGACGGCGACAAGCTGAACATCGATTTTGTCGGTAAGGTTGACGGCGAAGTGTTTGACGGCGGCTCGATGGAAGGTGCTGATCTGGTCATCGGTTCCGGCCAGTTCATTCCGGGCTTTGAAGAGCAACTGATCGGCGCCAAAAAGGGCGAAGAGCGCGTATTGAACGTGACCTTCCCGGCTGATTATGGTGCGGCCAACCTGGCCGGCAAAGAAGCGACGTTCGAGACTAAGGTCAATGAAATTTCGGCGCCGAAAGATGCCGTGGCGGACGATGACTTCGCCAAGGGCCTCGGCCTCGAAGGTCTGGATGCGCTCAAGGGCCTCCTGAAGACCCAGATCGAGCAGCAATATAAGACCGCTGCTCGTTTCAAGATGAAGCGTGCTCTGCTTGATATTCTTGATGAAAAGCATTCGTTCGATCTGCCGCAAAAAATGCTGGACGCTGAGTTTGCCGGTATCTGGCAGCAGGTTGAGCAGGACAAGGCCGCGGGCCAACTGTCCGAAGAAGATGTCGGCAAGTCTGAGGACGATCTTAAGGCCGAATACCGCAAGATCGCTGAGCGCCGCGTGCGTCTTGGCCTCGTGCTCGCTGAAATCGGCACCCGTCAGAACGTGACCGTATCGGATCAGGAACTGGCTCAGGCCATCGCTCAGGAAGCCCGCAACTATCCGGGCCAGGAGCGTCAGGTGTTTGAATATTTCCGTTCAAACCCGGCGGCATCCGCTCAGCTTCGTGCGCCGCTCTATGAAGAAAAGGTCGTTGATGCGATCTTTGAACTGGCCAAGGTATCGGAAGCACCGATCACCAAGGAAGAGCTTTTGGCCGAAGACGAGTAGGGCCACAGGCCCTACGACCCGGAACTTGGAGTAAGCTTCACAGCCGGTGTTAAGTGTTGAAATTATTAGGGTGCAGGGACTGCGCTCAAGAAGCGCTAGCGTTAGCGCAACTTGAATGTCTTCCCTGCATCTTTTTTGCGCTTGAAAAGCTGTGGGTAAATTGCCAGTTTGTAAAAGGGGTTCGCTGGGTGTCCACTTTCGTTTAAGAGTTTTAACCCTATATACGAATCCACAAGCCAATTTTGATCAGGGGCAATTATGCGCGATCCTATCGACAATCTGACTATGAATCTGGTGCCTATGGTGGTGGAGCAATCCAGCCGCGGTGAGCGCGCCTACGATATCTTCTCGCGTATGCTGAAAGAACGCATCATCTTCCTGACCGGCCCGTTTGAAGACGGTATGGCCAGCCTGATCTGCGCGCAGCTTCTTTTCCTTGAGTCGGAAAATCCGAAGAAGGAAATCGCGATGTACATCAACTCGCCCGGCGGTCAGGTGACCTCGGCCCTGGCGATCTATGACGTCATGCAGTACATCAAATCGCCGGTATCAACGGTCTGCATCGGTATGGCTGCATCGGCCGGTTCGCTGATCCTGCAAGCCGGTGAAGCCGGTCAGCGCTTCTCCCTGCCCAATTCCAAGATCATGGTCCACCAGCCTTCGGGTGGCGCGCGCGGTATGGCGTCGGACATCGAAATTCAGGCCGAAGATATCCGCAAAACCAAGAAGCTGCTCAACGAAATCTACGTCAAGCACACCGGTCAAAGCTATGAAACGATCGAGCGCACGCTGGATCGTGACCGCTATATGACCGCCTTGGAAGCCAAGGACTTTGGTCTGGTCGACCACGTTTACGAAAAGCGTACTGATACGGTCGAAGTCGTTAAGTAGGCTTGCCCGTA
Protein-coding regions in this window:
- the tig gene encoding trigger factor, whose product is MQVVEKLNEGLSRVYEVTIAKDLLTQKLNAKIAEVAPKMNVKGFRPGKVPPAHVRKLYGKELMSEILQETLTETTQSALDQNKVRPASQPELTPLGDIEAVIKGESDFAYQIAVEQMPDFEPVDVATLELTRPVYEPTEDEINEALNGIVSQQKQYEPKGGKAPKAADGDKLNIDFVGKVDGEVFDGGSMEGADLVIGSGQFIPGFEEQLIGAKKGEERVLNVTFPADYGAANLAGKEATFETKVNEISAPKDAVADDDFAKGLGLEGLDALKGLLKTQIEQQYKTAARFKMKRALLDILDEKHSFDLPQKMLDAEFAGIWQQVEQDKAAGQLSEEDVGKSEDDLKAEYRKIAERRVRLGLVLAEIGTRQNVTVSDQELAQAIAQEARNYPGQERQVFEYFRSNPAASAQLRAPLYEEKVVDAIFELAKVSEAPITKEELLAEDE
- a CDS encoding ATP-dependent Clp protease proteolytic subunit — protein: MRDPIDNLTMNLVPMVVEQSSRGERAYDIFSRMLKERIIFLTGPFEDGMASLICAQLLFLESENPKKEIAMYINSPGGQVTSALAIYDVMQYIKSPVSTVCIGMAASAGSLILQAGEAGQRFSLPNSKIMVHQPSGGARGMASDIEIQAEDIRKTKKLLNEIYVKHTGQSYETIERTLDRDRYMTALEAKDFGLVDHVYEKRTDTVEVVK